The Bombus pascuorum chromosome 11, iyBomPasc1.1, whole genome shotgun sequence genome has a window encoding:
- the LOC132912230 gene encoding multiple epidermal growth factor-like domains protein 11, giving the protein MRYVGGIIFINSILITGVVMSSWSTRQPKNEFDDSDHECTVIFSRREERFVPYTETYRARKWGLFYVIKTRTNYRSEYRTTWVTEKKCCSGYVKSDNVCVPVCSVPCINGRCVKPNTCECEQGYSYHHLPFLCEPICEGNCTNGVCVSPNKCMCNDGYEFSADKLHCQPICEQNCEQLNARCIGPDHCLCNPGYELRIQDRNSLCKPICKMPCENGKCTAPDVCTCNDGYELMDMFTCTPKCEQPCKYGNCTAPNNCTCNPGYQENEANDCDPICSESCVNGTCIAPEVCSCDPGYGLLNDSKYVCEPVCEKACVNGTCTAPDICSCHDGYRVSGDDTMKHVCEPICEKPCGSGTCTAPGVCNCTEGYWFEEEERTCVPSCKIPCEPGGTCVAPDTCSCFDGYRTIDTNVKEIEVLDKITSACEPICEPSCEHGKCTAPNFCTCNDNYTRSSDGRCMPICSSCENSICVAPHVCQCLEGFVKESEVSCVAFCEKSCENGKCVAPNECRCDDGFEMSANGTCVKPCTRDCKGHGVCVKDEEPCECSYGWSGWDCDQPTVCILVMDFDDMTVNRLTVHNETNSTQMDARRYAPYCYQCNDTEGNKSFCFTITSDHGPSKIGCFVEKESPCYLSMYHSSTNTVSRMVGTLTAITIVTIAAATTVAYFFVRRQRKIKKRAAIVQNDLYQETIAHEANECLISEEES; this is encoded by the exons ATGAGATACGTTGGTGGTATAATCTTTATAAACTCTATCCTTATAACCGGCGTAGTAATGTCGTCGTGGTCGACCAGGCAACCGAAAAACGAGTTCGACGATTCGGACCACGAGTGCACCGTAATCTTCAG TCGGAGGGAAGAACGATTCGTGCCGTATACGGAAACGTACAGGGCTCGGAAATGGGGACTCTTTTACGTGATCAAGACTCGAACAAATTACAGGAGCGAG TACAGAACCACTTGGGTGACGGAGAAAAAGTGCTGCAGCGGCTACGTGAAAAGCGACAACGTCTGCGTGCCAGTATGCTCGGTTCCTTGCATCAACGGAAGATGCGTAAAACCGAATACGTGCGAATGCGAACAAGGATATAGCTACCATCATTTGCCGTTCTTGTGCGAACCGATATGCGAAGGAAACTGCACGAACGGCGTTTGCGTGTCTCCCAATAAATGCATGTGCAACGATGGCTACGAATTTTCCGCTGACAAGTTGCACTGTCAACCAATTTGCGAGCAAAACTGCGAACAGCTAAATGCTCGTTGCATAGGGCCGGACCATTGTTTGTGCAATCCAGGCTACGAACTACGAATCCAGGATCGGAATTCACTGTGCAAGCCGATTTGTAAAATGCCTTGTGAAAATGGCAAGTGCACAGCGCCGGACGTTTGCACTTGCAACGATGGTTACGAACTTATGGATATGTTCACCTGCACGCCCAAGTGCGAGCAACCTTGTAAATACGGCAATTGCACGGCACCAAACAATTGTACATGCAACCCAGGATACCAAGAGAACGAGGCCAACGACTGCGATCCGATCTGCAGCGAATCCTGCGTGAATGGAACTTGTATCGCCCCGGAAGTCTGCAGCTGCGACCCAGGTTATGGATTATTGAACGATTCCAAGTACGTTTGCGAGCCCGTGTGCGAAAAGGCTTGCGTAAATGGAACCTGCACAGCACCTGACATCTGTTCTTGCCACGACGGCTACCGAGTTAGCGGAGACGACACGATGAAGCACGTGTGCGAGCCAATTTGCGAGAAACCTTGCGGAAGCGGAACGTGCACCGCGCCAGGAGTTTGCAACTGCACGGAGGGTTACTGGTTCGAGGAAGAGGAACGAACGTGCGTGCCGTCTTGCAAGATTCCTTGCGAACCTGGCGGAACGTGCGTGGCACCGGACACTTGCAGTTGCTTCGATGgatatcgaacgatcgatacgAACGTGAAGGAGATCGAA GTCCTAGACAAAATCACATCAGCCTGTGAACCTATCTGCGAACCAAGTTGCGAACATGGTAAATGCACGGCGCCGAATTTCTGCACTTGCAATGACAACTACACACGATCTTCGGATGGTCGGTGCATGCCGATCTGTTCCTCCTGTGAAAACAGCATCTGCGTCGCGCCACACGTATGCCAGTGTCTGGAAGGTTTCGTCAAGGAATCCGAAGTCTCGTGCGTAGCATTTTGCGAGAAAAGCTGCGAGAACGGAAAATGCGTGGCACCAAACGAGTGCCGATGCGACGATGGCTTCGAAATGAGTGCGAATGGTACCTGCGTTAAGCCGTGTACACGCGATTGCAAAGGTCACGGAGTATGCGTGAAGGACGAGGAACCGTGCGAATGTTCTTACGGATGGTCAGGGTGGGATTGTGACCAACCCACCGTGTGCATTTTAGTAATGGATTTCGACGATATGACCGTCAATCG ACTCACGGTCCACAATGAGACGAACAGCACGCAAATGGATGCCAGACGTTACGCACCGTATTGCTACCAATGCAACGACACGGAGGGCAACAAAAGTTTCTGCTTTACTATAACCTCCGACCATGGTCCATCGAAGATTGGTTGCTTTGTCGAAAAAG AATCGCCGTGCTACCTATCTATGTATCACAGCAGCACCAACACAGTGTCCAGGATGGTTGGAACATTAACAGCAATTACGATCGTAACAATAGCGGCCGCGACAACGGTGGCGTATTTCTTCGTTCGTAGACAACGGAAAATAAAGAAGCGCGCAG CCATCGTGCAAAACGATCTGTATCAAGAAACTATCGCACACGAGGCAAACGAATGTCTCATTTCGGAAGAGGAAAGTTAG
- the LOC132912074 gene encoding fibrillin-1-like, producing the protein MYKTLFVCSVLWTLLVSDTLAIEGVKGRHVYHDRPNPVLNSTVQAGLCYKRIRYADALALNATGQFPHNTLPSTPQEGTKGGWITILDCCDGYERSTTSGDCTPRCIDGCLGGECTGPNVCTCSPGWMAQKGVCVPSCEQPCQKDAYCFSPNVCTCKLGYEEENGNCKPICPGGCKNGECVAPRVCRCREGYVIQPSPEGFAGIEGKECVPVCENGCRNGECTGPGVCTCHEGYVNPSGDTESCVPSCPSGCSNGECIAPNVCKCKPGFTLDSTNRCVPECPQGCINGECIAPSVCRCRSGFTLDSTNRCVPDCPQGCTNGECVSPGVCKCTPGFTLDATNKCVPECVQGCANGECVAPGVCKCRSGFTLDSSNKCVPECVQGCINGECVAPGICNCIPGYVLDGNRNCVPDCPQGCANGVCVTPGVCKCNLGYAHDSNGRCVNAQSESKVSDCQFDCGPNARCVGPNRCSCNLGYRLDPDTRRCIPLSNSFECRNGCGINGFCAGPDMCICNYGMPVDPVTGRCPDPQPHQPIQSQCQPDCGPNGSCVGPNRCVCNFGYVVDPDTGRCIPQRGTTGEAMCELPCINGDCTGFNQCTCRRGYTLSPSDFTRTRCVPVCMGGCHNGVCTAPNMCICNPGYRKEAGVKGRQRCVPVRTRQNETNLKMTFLYVVLLAIFLPVSEVEPYLQVISKSRCDKVVSFRATRNVSYRESYRVNKWAIFYETRYRWKYRKEYYTDYRTEKMCCPTYEMRYDVCYPVCHPECTNGYCVESMYGVDHFCQCYIDYVLSTTNDHVCEPLCPNCENGKCTTPYECQCNPGYQMQGTNNCQPICSKQCVNGFCGAPETCTCNKGYKLLDNSTHTCEPVCEKICVNGKCTGPDTCTCHDGYVQTDKNSKHLCVPFCEIPCAPYGECTAPNVCTCVEGYRFDNRSYIKNTEFFANKSACTPICEQTCVNGYCSAPNECTCLSGYAKSKTKWNVCEPVCEEGCVNGYCSYPDTCKCNAGYKPSTKNHCVPICEKPCEHGYCIGHNKCACTDGYHLTADDPFVCEPTCEEECHFGTCVRPNECACNDGYSKKNQTVCEPVCTESCINGYCGAPGVCACDSGYKFSRNSSTICEPVCDHLCFNGFCSEPNKCECLAGYRQLENNFDACGPICEEDCVNGYCTRPNECTCEPGYRSSENNSNVCEPVCTQPCENGFCSAPEKCNCKEGYSLSWDSPNVCEPVCTVSCGVNGVCVAPDSCKCKEGYEPVVNETAFTCEPVCDFDCGNGTCASPNECICHAGYAKDAEDQCQPFCEFCNNGTCVQPEVCECDEGFLLMESENRSVCEPYCENCLDGVCVAPGDCRCNAGFVKTDADNSNDGNECVSACQNNCSDHGVCDVNNRNCHCYYGWDGTDCGETRFCIATTNHTDERLNASYIEYDVNNTIAFVVENSPMCHHDCLDKISNETLCLGKYENNTEDDTIFCLIDSNCYRVYATRTKGPSYALISGTVGVTVIIGSAAIIYALIRSWKKKFSPDADNTPATSTQRQVSLTPEVDSSL; encoded by the exons ATGTACAAAACGTTGTTCGTCTGTTCGGTTCTTTGGACGTTGTTGGTATCTGACACCTTGGCGATCGAAGGTGTCAAGGGCCGTCACGTTTACCACGATCGACCGAATCCTGTCTTGAACAGCACCGTGCAGGCTGGACTTTGCTACAAGAGGATACG TTACGCGGATGCGTTGGCATTGAACGCCACGGGTCAGTTCCCTCACAATACACTTCCTTCGACGCCGCAAGAAGGCACG AAAGGTGGATGGATCACGATTCTGGATTGTTGCGACGGCTACGAACGTAGCACCACTTCCGGCGATTGCACTCCTCGCTGCATCGATGGATGTTTAGGTGGAGAATGCACTGGACCAAACGTATGCACCTGTTCTCCAGGCTGGATGGCACAGAAGGGCGTGTGCGTGCCCTCTTGCGAACAACCATGCCAAAAGGACGCCTATTGCTTCTCGCCGAACGTGTGCACTTGTAAATTGGGctacgaagaagaaaacggTAACTGCAAGCCCATCTGTCCCGGTGGCTGTAAAAATGGCGAGTGCGTGGCACCTCGAGTATGCAGATGCAGAGAAGGATACGTGATTCAACCCTCGCCCGAAGGTTTCGCCGGAATCGAGGGCAAGGAGTGCGTACCCGTTTGCGAAAATGGTTGTCGCAACGGGGAATGCACCGGTCCTGGAGTGTGCACTTGTCACGAAGG GTACGTTAATCCTTCGGGTGATACGGAATCCTGTGTGCCTAGCTGTCCTTCCGGTTGCTCCAATGGCGAATGCATCGCGCCCAATGTCTGTAAATGTAAACCAGGCTTTACGCTCGATTCCACCAACAGATGCGTTCCGGAGTGTCCTCAAGGCTGCATCAACGGAGAATGCATCGCGCCCAGTGTCTGTAGATGTCGGTCAGGCTTTACTCTCGATTCCACCAACAGATGCGTTCCAGACTGCCCTCAGGGTTGCACCAATGGCGAATGCGTATCTCCAGGTGTCTGTAAATGTACACCAGGCTTCACCCTCGACGCAACCAACAAATGCGTTCCAGAGTGTGTTCAAGGCTGCGCGAATGGCGAATGCGTAGCTCCTGGAGTCTGTAAATGTAGATCAGGCTTTACCCTCGACTCCTCCAACAAATGCGTTCCGGAGTGTGTTCAAGGTTGCATCAATGGCGAATGTGTAGCCCCTGGAATCTGTAATTGTATTCCAGGTTACGTTCTAGATGGCAATAGGAACTGCGTCCCAGATTGTCCACAGGGCTGTGCGAATGGCGTATGCGTTACACCAGGCGTTTGCAAGTGTAACCTTGGCTATGCCCACGACTCCAACGGCAGATGCGTCAACGCGCAATCCGAGTCGAAAGTCTCCGATTGTCAGTTCGACTGCGGTCCAAACGCCAGGTGCGTAGGTCCCAACAGATGCTCGTGCAACCTAGGATACCGCTTGGACCCAGATACCAGGAGATGCATTCCGTTGTCCAATTCCTTCGAATGCAGAAACGGTTGTGGCATCAACGGCTTTTGCGCCGGTCCTGACATGTGCATCTGCAACTACGGAATGCCCGTCGATCCTGTCACCGGAAGGTGTCCCGACCCACAGCCCCATCAGCCAATCCAGTCACAATGCCAACCCGACTGCGGACCAAACGGTAGTTGCGTTGGTCCCAATCGTTGCGTCTGCAACTTTGGATACGTAGTCGATCCCGACACTGGAAGATGCATTCCTCAAAGGGGAACCACGGGAGAGGCTATGTGCGAACTGCCGTGCATCAACGGAGATTGCACCGGCTTTAATCAGTGCACGTGCAGACGCGGCTACACCTTGAGTCCTTCCGACTTCACTCGGACAAGATGCGTGCCGGTATGCATGGGTGGATGCCACAATGGCGTTTGCACGGCGCCAAACATGTGCATCTGCAATCCTGGTTACAGGAAAGAAGCTGGCGTCAAGGGCAGGCAGAGATGCGTCCccgtt AGAACGCGTCAGAACGAGACAAATCTCAAAATGACATTTCTTTACGTCGTACTTCTCGCTATTTTTCTCCCAGTAAGCGAAGTCGAGCCGTATCTACAGGTTATAAGCAAATCACGTTGCGACAAAGTGGTCAG TTTCAGAGCGACACGAAACGTCTCGTACAGGGAGAGTTATCGAGTCAACAAATGGGCAATTTTTTACGAAACAAGATACCGATGGAAATACAGAAAAGAG tatTACACCGACTATCGCACTGAGAAAATGTGCTGCCCTACGTATGAAATGCGATACGACGTATGCTACCCTGTCTGCCATCCCGAGTGCACGAATGGCTATTGCGTCGAGAGTATGTACGGTGTCGATCACTTTTGTCAGTGTTACATAGACTACGTTTTGTCTACAACAAACGATCATGTTTGCGAACCACTTTGTCCCAACtgtgaaaatggaaaatgcaCGACTCCGTACGAGTGCCAGTGCAATCCCGGATACCAAATGCAGGGTACTAATAACTGCCAGCCGATCTGCAGTAAGCAGTGCGTAAATGGCTTCTGTGGAGCACCGGAAACTTGCACTTGTAACAAAGGTTACAAGTTACTGGATAATTCGACGCACACCTGCGAGCCAGTCTGCGAGAAAATTTGCGTGAACGGCAAGTGTACGGGGCCTGATACCTGCACTTGTCACGATGGCTACGTACAAACAGACAAGAACTCCAAACACCTGTGCGTGCCATTTTGCGAAATTCCTTGCGCACCGTACGGAGAGTGCACTGCTCCTAACGTCTGCACTTGCGTCGAAGGCTATCGATTCGATAATAGGAGTTACATAAAG AATACGGAATTCTTCGCCAATAAATCGGCCTGTACACCTATCTGCGAGCAGACCTGCGTAAACGGATACTGCAGTGCGCCAAACGAATGTACCTGTCTTTCTGGTTACGCAAAATCAAAAACTAAGTGGAACGTTTGCGAGCCTGTCTGCGAAGAAGGTTGCGTGAATGGGTACTGTAGTTATCCAGATACGTGCAAATGTAACGCAGGCTATAAACCTAGCACGAAGAATCATTGCGTACCTATCTGCGAAAAGCCTTGCGAACACGGATACTGTATCGGCCACAACAAATGTGCTTGCACAGACGGCTACCATCTAACCGCGGACGACCCCTTCGTCTGCGAACCGACGTGCGAAGAGGAATGCCATTTTGGAACTTGCGTTAGACCCAACGAATGCGCTTGCAACGACGGATACTCGAAGAAAAACCAGACCGTGTGCGAGCCTGTCTGTACAGAGTCTTGTATCAACGGGTACTGCGGTGCTCCTGGGGTATGCGCTTGCGATTCTGGCTACAAATTCTCTCGCAATTCTAGTACCATCTGCGAACCTGTCTGCGACCACTTGTGCTTCAACGGATTCTGCAGCGAACCCAACAAATGCGAGTGTCTAGCAGGATACCGGCAACTGGAAAATAACTTCGATGCTTGTGGACCGATCTGCGAGGAAGACTGTGTCAACGGATATTGCACTCGTCCGAACGAGTGCACGTGCGAACCAGGCTATCGATCCTCGGAGAATAATTCAAACGTTTGCGAACCTGTTTGCACGCAACCTTGCGAGAATGGATTCTGCAGCGCACCGGAAAAATGCAATTGCAAGGAAGGTTACAGTCTATCGTGGGACAGTCCGAACGTTTGCGAACCCGTATGCACGGTATCGTGCGGTGTTAATGGGGTCTGCGTTGCACCAGACAGCTGCAAATGCAAAGAGGGTTACGAACCGGTGGTCAACGAGACTGCGTTTACCTGTGAACCTGTTTGCGACTTTGACTGCGGAAACGGTACCTGCGCATCTCCGAACGAGTGCATTTGCCACGCGGGTTACGCGAAAGACGCAGAAGATCAATGTCAGCCATTCTGCGAATTTTGCAACAACGGAACCTGCGTGCAACCTGAAGTCTGCGAATGTGACGAAGGTTTCCTTCTAATGGAAAGCGAAAATCGAAGCGTTTGCGAACCGTACTGCGAGAACTGCCTCGATGGAGTATGCGTGGCACCCGGTGATTGTCGATGCAACGCTGGTTTTGTGAAAACAGATGCCGATAATTCGAACGACGGTAACGAGTGTGTCAGCGCGTGTCAGAATAATTGCAGCGACCATGGAGTTTGCGATGTCAATAACAGAAACTGCCACTGTTATTACGGATGGGATGGGACAGACTGTGGGGAAACACGATTTTGTATCGCGACGACGAACCACACGGACGAACGCTTAAACGC ATCGTACATCGAGTACGATGTAAACAACACGATCGCTTTCGTAGTTGAAAATAGTCCAATGTGCCACCACGATTGTTTAGACAAAATCAGTAATGAGACTTTGTGCCTTGGAAAGTACGAGAACAACACAGAGGATGATACGATCTTCTGTCTGATCG ATTCCAACTGTTATCGAGTGTACGCAACACGCACGAAAGGCCCAAGTTACGCATTGATATCTGGAACCGTGGGTGTTACGGTGATTATCGGTAGCGCCGCTATAATCTACGCGTTGATACGAAGctggaagaagaaattttctcCTG ACGCAGATAATACGCCAGCAACGTCGACCCAGAGACAAGTCTCTTTAACGCCTGAAGTCGACAGCAGCCTGTAA